CTACAGGCACTTCGGGTTTGACATCATTGGGATGACTGCCGCACCGGAAGCCAAACTCGCCCGTGAGGCTGAAATTTGTTACGCCGTCCTCGCATGTTCTACCGATTACGATTGCTGGCATCTTGATCACGATAACGTCACAACCGAGATGATCCTTGATAACGTCCGTTTCAACGTTGAAACTTCTAAAAAAACGGTCCGAGCTGCTGTCGCTAAGATCCCTGAAGGTAGGCGAACCTGCGCGTGTTCAACCGCCCTTCAATACGCACTCGCGACGCATCCCGACAAGATATCGGTCGCTAAACGACACGAGTTAAAGTTACTGTTGGACAAGTACTTGGCGTAGCGTCTCGAAGATCCTATCCGCCTCCGCTTCTGTCAGAATTAGGGGTGGTGCGATGTAAATGATGTTCTCCGGTTCGTCAACGGCGTGCCCGATTTTTCCGACGATGACACCTTCTTCTCGCAATTGCCCCACAATTCGGTTGGTTGTCGCTGTTTCCAGATGCGTCCCATCCGCTTGAACGAGTTCCACCGCGAGCATCAATCCCTTGCCGCGGACATCACCAACAATAGATAAATCACGCAACGTTTCTAATTTCGAGTGTAGATAAGCACCTACCTTTTCGGCATTTTCCCAGAGCCGTTCCTCTTGCAGAATTTTGAGGTTAGCAACGCCTGCAGCACACGCTACTGGGTGCCCACCATAAGTGCAGACTTGGGCAAATTCTCTATTTTCATCGGTTTCCCCGAGGAATGCATTGAAGACTTTAGTTGAAGCGACACACGCACCGAGTGGTAGATAACCGCTTGTCAACCCCTTTGCCAGCGTGATGATGTCAGGCTGCACGTCCCAATGTTCGCATGCAAACATCTTTCCGGTGCGTCCAAAGCCTGTGATTACCTCGTCAAGGATGAGTAGCAACCCGTAATCGTCACAGATTTGCCGCAGTTTTGGAAAATACTCATCTGGTGGGACGATTACACCACCGCCACCGATAATGGGTTCCGCAATGACTCCAATTACCGTTTCTGGACCTTCCCATTGGATCATCCGTTCAATTTCATCGGCGCATTCAGTGTCGCAGGACGGATAATTGAGCCCGATAGGACATCGATGGCAGTAGGGCGGATGGGCATGTAAAAACCCCGGAACAAGCGGTTCAAATGCTTTCCGTCTACGTGCTTGTCCTGTTGCCGATAGCGCGCCATACGTAAAGCCGTGATACCCACGGTAACGACTGATAATCTTGTAGCGATTTTCTCCCGGATAGGTTTGCCTGCCGTACTGCCTCGCCATTTTGATTGCTGTTTCGTTCGCCTCCGAGCCGCTGTTGGAAAAATAGACGTGGTTCAAATCACCGGGAAGGCACGCCGCGAGCTGCTCCGCTAATACAGTGGCGGGAACGTTAATCTGTGAATGTGGATAGTAAGACAGTTTTTGTATCTGCGCATAGACAGCATCCGCAATCTCCTGTCGTCCATAGCCTACATTGACGTTCCAGAGCGCGGAGTAAGCATCTAAGTATTCGTTGCCTTCCGCATCTACAAGCGTTGTCCCGTGCGCCGATTCAAAGACGACTAACGATGTTTCCTCGAGGCGTTGATGTTGAAACAGCGGATGCCACACGTGTGCTTTATCAACTTGTCTATAGTCTTTTG
Above is a genomic segment from Candidatus Poribacteria bacterium containing:
- a CDS encoding aminotransferase — protein: MTKDYRQVDKAHVWHPLFQHQRLEETSLVVFESAHGTTLVDAEGNEYLDAYSALWNVNVGYGRQEIADAVYAQIQKLSYYPHSQINVPATVLAEQLAACLPGDLNHVYFSNSGSEANETAIKMARQYGRQTYPGENRYKIISRYRGYHGFTYGALSATGQARRRKAFEPLVPGFLHAHPPYCHRCPIGLNYPSCDTECADEIERMIQWEGPETVIGVIAEPIIGGGGVIVPPDEYFPKLRQICDDYGLLLILDEVITGFGRTGKMFACEHWDVQPDIITLAKGLTSGYLPLGACVASTKVFNAFLGETDENREFAQVCTYGGHPVACAAGVANLKILQEERLWENAEKVGAYLHSKLETLRDLSIVGDVRGKGLMLAVELVQADGTHLETATTNRIVGQLREEGVIVGKIGHAVDEPENIIYIAPPLILTEAEADRIFETLRQVLVQQ